Proteins encoded together in one Telopea speciosissima isolate NSW1024214 ecotype Mountain lineage chromosome 6, Tspe_v1, whole genome shotgun sequence window:
- the LOC122664788 gene encoding histidine biosynthesis bifunctional protein hisIE, chloroplastic-like: MAISYSPSSLRFTVKEHVLSFPHVDGGRFNNKKKNCCLVYASAPRSEKELLLESKVGLLVDSVKWDDKGLAVAIAQNVDTGAILMQGFANRAALANTISSRKATFYSRSRSSLWTKGETSKNFINVHDIFLDCDRDSIIYLGKPDCPTCHTGSETCYYTSVCDFLKGSLDLKNKLLSTTLYSLESTISMRKAEVGATENEKPSWTKRLLYDKKLLCSKIREEADELCRTLEENEDKSRSAAEMADVLYHTMVLLAVKDVRMEEVLELLRHRFSKSGIEEKNSRKSGH; the protein is encoded by the exons ATGGCAATCTCCTACTCTCCCTCGTCTCTAAGATTTACTGTGAAGGAACATGTTTTATCATTCCCTCATGTTGATGGTGGCAGATTtaataacaagaagaaaaacTGTTGTTTGGTCTATGCTTCTGCTCCAAGGTCAGAGAAAGAGCTTCTTCTTGAATCAAAG GTTGGGCTATTGGTAGACAGTGTCAAGTGGGATGATAAAGGTTTAGCGGTGGCAATTGCTCAAAATGTAGACACAGGAGCCATTCTGATGCAAGGCTTTGCAAATAGGGCAGCCCTCGCTAATACCATTTCATCACGGAAGGCAACATTCTATAGCCGGTCACGGTCATCTTTATGGACAAAGGGAGAGACATCCAAGAACTTTATAAATGTCCATGACATCTTTCTTGATTGCGATCGTGACTCT ATAATATATCTTGGGAAGCCTGATTGTCCTACATGCCACACGGGTTCAGAGACATGCTATTATACATCAGTGTGTGATTTCTTGAAAGGTTCACTG GATTTGAAAAATAAGCTTTTGTCAACAACTTTATACTCATTGGAGTCCACAATTTCCATGCGTAAAGCAGAAGTAGGAGCAACTGAAAATGAGAAGCCATCATGGACAAAACGGCTGTTGTATGACAAGAAGTTGCTGTGCTCTAAAATTCG GGAAGAGGCAGATGAATTATGCCGAACATTGGAGGAGAATGAGGATAAGTCGCGCTCGGCTGCAGAGATGGCAGATGTGCTATATCATACCATGGTGCTACTTGCAGTTAAAGATGTAAGAATGGAAGAGGTTCTTGAACTCCTTAGGCACAGATTCTCTAAGTCAGGCATTGAGGAAAAGAACAGTAGGAAATCAGGTCATTGA